From the Microbacterium sp. W4I4 genome, one window contains:
- a CDS encoding amino acid ABC transporter permease has product MAAILTRTQKFIIANGREIPVIRRVHWVRWLGGAVAAVCFALFIVSLATNENIRWNRVLDYLFDGKILDGLVVTIWVSILATVLGLVLGVVLAVMKLSHNPVFNWLSTIYIWFFRSTPVLVQLIFWYNLAFLFPRIILQIPFTGIGVFWDTNEVMTGFNAALLGLGLNLAAYFAETVRAGIQAVDRGQTEAAAATGMTSFQQTRIIVLPQALRIIIPPTANEFISMLKTTSLIYVVAGNDLMTNASQIYKQNNLIMELLIVASIWYMVLTAVATFLQTKLEQRFGVDAVRVVRGASWTQRAMGAMRANSVISPERKAAQR; this is encoded by the coding sequence ATGGCCGCCATTCTCACACGCACGCAGAAGTTCATCATCGCGAACGGTCGAGAGATTCCGGTCATCCGTCGGGTCCACTGGGTCAGATGGTTGGGGGGCGCGGTCGCAGCGGTCTGCTTCGCGCTCTTCATCGTCAGTCTGGCAACCAATGAGAACATCCGCTGGAACCGGGTTCTGGACTACCTGTTCGACGGGAAGATCCTCGACGGACTTGTCGTCACCATCTGGGTCAGCATCCTGGCGACCGTTCTCGGCCTGGTGCTCGGGGTTGTGCTGGCAGTCATGAAACTGTCGCACAACCCTGTGTTCAACTGGCTGTCGACGATCTACATCTGGTTCTTCCGGAGCACACCCGTGCTCGTGCAGCTGATCTTCTGGTACAACCTGGCCTTCCTGTTCCCGCGCATCATCCTGCAGATCCCCTTCACCGGCATCGGTGTCTTCTGGGACACGAACGAGGTGATGACCGGGTTCAACGCCGCACTGCTCGGACTCGGCCTCAATCTCGCCGCATACTTCGCCGAGACGGTGCGCGCCGGCATCCAGGCGGTCGATCGCGGCCAGACAGAGGCCGCCGCGGCGACGGGGATGACCTCGTTCCAGCAGACCCGCATCATCGTGCTGCCCCAGGCGCTGCGGATCATCATCCCGCCGACCGCGAACGAGTTCATCTCGATGCTCAAGACGACCTCGCTCATCTACGTCGTGGCAGGCAACGACCTGATGACCAACGCGAGCCAGATCTACAAGCAGAACAACCTCATCATGGAGCTGCTGATCGTCGCGAGCATCTGGTACATGGTGCTCACGGCCGTCGCTACGTTCCTGCAGACGAAGCTGGAACAGCGATTCGGCGTCGACGCGGTGCGGGTCGTGCGCGGTGCGTCGTGGACGCAGAGGGCGATGGGAGCGATGCGTGCGAACAGCGTCATCTCCCCCGAGAGGAAGGCGGCACAGCGATGA
- a CDS encoding LysR family transcriptional regulator — MLNPTHLQTLLEVIRLGSFAAAANRLGYTASAVSQQMSALEKDAGVQLFDRSAHNARPTEAAAVMAHHSPKVLNAISALVTAVARAHSVSRHELSLGAFASLATELMPALAASPSWQRLDVTLQTFIGEPSRLVQRLQGGSELDVALVYQVGQTGLAWPSSVQSRFLGRDEYRFVLPAAWGFAPGEVIAPTQLSGMPWITHIPGTSDAAAIKRLFAASHFRPHIVANSDDVHTTLRMVASGTAGSFVPLLTLQTIPDGIVVPSVPTIHLARELFALVVGDRAGSHTEQLLDEVAQILRGLGVPAEQH, encoded by the coding sequence ATGCTGAATCCGACCCACCTGCAGACACTTCTCGAGGTGATCCGCCTGGGCTCCTTCGCGGCCGCGGCGAATCGTCTCGGGTACACCGCATCCGCCGTCTCGCAGCAGATGTCAGCGCTGGAGAAGGATGCCGGAGTGCAGCTCTTCGATCGGTCGGCGCACAATGCGCGTCCCACGGAAGCGGCGGCGGTGATGGCGCACCACTCGCCGAAGGTCCTGAACGCGATCAGTGCCCTGGTCACGGCCGTCGCTCGCGCCCACTCGGTGTCCCGGCACGAGCTCAGCCTCGGTGCGTTCGCGAGTCTTGCGACGGAGCTCATGCCCGCGCTCGCGGCGAGTCCTTCCTGGCAGAGGCTGGACGTCACCCTCCAGACGTTCATCGGCGAGCCGTCACGCCTCGTGCAGCGACTTCAGGGCGGCAGCGAGCTGGACGTCGCGCTCGTCTATCAGGTCGGCCAGACGGGGCTCGCCTGGCCGTCTTCCGTGCAGTCCAGGTTCCTCGGCAGGGATGAGTATCGCTTCGTCCTCCCGGCTGCCTGGGGATTCGCCCCGGGCGAGGTCATCGCGCCGACTCAGCTGAGCGGGATGCCGTGGATCACCCACATTCCGGGCACGAGCGACGCTGCCGCGATCAAGCGGCTCTTCGCGGCATCCCACTTCCGCCCGCACATCGTGGCGAACTCGGACGACGTGCACACGACGCTGCGGATGGTCGCGTCGGGAACGGCAGGGTCCTTCGTTCCCCTTCTGACTCTGCAGACCATCCCGGACGGCATCGTCGTTCCGTCCGTCCCGACGATCCATCTCGCTCGCGAGCTGTTCGCTCTGGTGGTCGGCGACAGGGCCGGGTCGCACACCGAGCAGCTCCTCGACGAGGTGGCGCAGATTCTGCGGGGACTGGGGGTCCCCGCAGAACAGCACTGA
- a CDS encoding LOG family protein: MRRTRGSVIYVDSLDELDQRLASGARSFSGWRLRDLDLTDRSAALRAADVTGALFLGCVLRPDDGESVRARGAIVFPMIPAVPIEIYRTALYTPQELYDTADYADSLDARVYAWSQHEDSRDTALAQALHDHSLGLALDDWTHVRRLVGVMGGHGIERGEHAYADGARLGRMLAQTHTVATGGGPGAMEAVNLGGYLSGHDEDALDESLDVLSRVPDFAAHIGDWAQAAFAVRDRFPHGSESLGIPTWHYGHEPPNAFASAIAKYCRNAQREAILLEVCQAGIVFLPGAAGTVQEIFQDACENYYADESSLAPMVLVGREYWTERYPAWPLLQALAKGRPMEPHVHLVDGIDEAAELMRSGASR, encoded by the coding sequence ATGAGGAGAACCCGCGGAAGCGTGATCTACGTCGACTCGCTCGACGAGCTGGACCAACGATTGGCATCCGGGGCGCGCTCGTTCTCGGGGTGGCGGCTCCGCGACCTCGACCTCACCGACCGCAGTGCGGCACTGCGCGCAGCGGACGTGACGGGCGCCCTGTTCCTGGGGTGCGTGCTGCGCCCGGACGACGGCGAGTCCGTGCGTGCCCGTGGTGCGATCGTGTTCCCCATGATCCCCGCCGTGCCGATCGAGATTTATCGCACGGCGTTGTACACCCCGCAGGAGCTGTACGACACCGCGGACTACGCGGACAGTCTGGACGCCCGCGTGTACGCCTGGTCCCAGCACGAGGATTCCCGCGACACCGCCCTGGCGCAGGCGCTGCACGACCACAGCCTCGGTCTCGCGCTGGATGACTGGACGCACGTCCGGCGGCTGGTGGGCGTGATGGGCGGCCATGGCATCGAGCGCGGAGAGCACGCGTACGCCGACGGTGCACGACTGGGGCGGATGCTGGCGCAGACGCACACCGTCGCCACGGGCGGCGGCCCCGGTGCGATGGAGGCCGTCAACCTGGGCGGCTACCTGAGCGGTCACGACGAGGATGCGCTGGACGAGTCGCTGGACGTCCTCAGCCGGGTGCCGGACTTCGCCGCGCACATCGGAGACTGGGCACAGGCGGCGTTCGCGGTGCGCGACCGGTTTCCGCACGGATCCGAGTCTCTCGGCATCCCCACCTGGCATTACGGTCACGAACCGCCCAATGCGTTTGCGAGCGCGATCGCGAAGTACTGCCGCAATGCGCAGCGTGAGGCGATCCTGCTGGAGGTCTGCCAGGCCGGCATCGTGTTCCTGCCCGGGGCGGCCGGAACCGTCCAGGAGATCTTCCAGGACGCCTGCGAGAACTACTACGCCGACGAATCGTCCCTCGCCCCCATGGTGCTGGTCGGGCGCGAGTACTGGACCGAGCGCTACCCCGCGTGGCCTCTGCTGCAGGCGCTGGCGAAGGGACGGCCGATGGAACCGCACGTGCACCTGGTCGACGGCATCGATGAGGCCGCCGAGCTCATGCGCAGCGGAGCGTCACGCTGA
- a CDS encoding amidohydrolase, with the protein MAATLYRNGRIHLMDGSGRMADSLLVEDGTITAVGAFAELRDRIGRPVAEADLERRAVLPGLADAHIHTSMHARTMATLDLRGVRSLGECLELIRVHAAKSQPGEWVFGNRWDSNIWDVPVQPNRHDLDAICPDKPVALPSIDGHSFWLNSRALEALGYDRRTPDPAGGEIVRDAHGDPTGILREVAGHPVEALMASPLSGDLAVQLRATQEHLLSVGLTSIHDLDGEDCRGAYREMREAGDLKIRVHKSIPMAFLDEAIAEGRITGDGDDWISTGPVKLFSDGALGSHTAHMGEDFPGMPGNHGIEVIEYAELVALIRKAASAGIAVATHAIGDEANHLVLDAYAETKSVSDARRLRHRVEHAQHMRREDVARFAELGVIASMQPTHCTSDIALSNALLSGRELANYPWRSLLDAGAALAFGSDAPVEDPDPLHGIHAAVTRQDRFGEPEDGWEPQERLSIVEAWDGFSKGPAFAAGMEAKLGRLTAGRLADFIVLSEDPFEVAPHELRDLSVMTTVVGGEIRFQR; encoded by the coding sequence ATGGCCGCGACCCTCTACCGCAATGGGCGGATCCATCTGATGGACGGTTCGGGGCGGATGGCGGACTCGCTGCTCGTCGAGGACGGCACCATCACCGCCGTCGGCGCCTTCGCCGAACTGCGTGATCGGATCGGACGCCCGGTCGCCGAAGCGGATCTCGAGCGACGCGCCGTTCTTCCCGGGCTCGCCGATGCTCACATCCATACCTCGATGCACGCGCGCACCATGGCGACGCTCGATCTGCGAGGTGTCAGAAGCCTCGGCGAGTGCCTCGAACTCATCCGTGTGCATGCAGCGAAGTCCCAGCCCGGCGAGTGGGTGTTCGGGAACCGCTGGGACTCGAACATCTGGGATGTCCCCGTTCAGCCGAATCGGCACGACCTCGATGCGATCTGCCCGGACAAGCCGGTCGCGCTGCCGAGCATCGACGGCCACAGCTTCTGGCTCAACTCGCGTGCCCTCGAGGCCCTCGGGTACGACCGCCGCACGCCCGACCCCGCCGGTGGGGAGATCGTCCGCGATGCGCACGGAGATCCGACCGGGATTCTGCGGGAGGTCGCAGGCCACCCCGTCGAAGCACTGATGGCCTCTCCGCTGTCCGGCGATCTGGCCGTGCAGCTGCGCGCGACCCAGGAGCACCTCCTGTCGGTGGGTCTGACCAGCATCCACGACCTCGACGGCGAGGACTGCCGGGGTGCGTATCGGGAGATGCGCGAGGCGGGCGATCTCAAGATCCGCGTCCACAAGTCCATCCCGATGGCGTTCCTGGACGAGGCCATCGCCGAAGGCCGGATCACCGGCGACGGCGACGACTGGATCTCCACGGGACCCGTCAAGCTGTTCTCCGACGGAGCTCTCGGATCCCACACCGCGCACATGGGGGAAGACTTTCCCGGCATGCCGGGCAACCACGGTATCGAGGTCATCGAATACGCCGAACTGGTCGCCCTGATCAGGAAGGCGGCGAGTGCAGGAATCGCGGTGGCGACGCATGCCATCGGCGATGAGGCGAACCACCTGGTGCTCGACGCATACGCCGAGACGAAGTCGGTCTCGGATGCGCGGCGCCTTCGCCATCGCGTCGAGCACGCTCAGCACATGCGCCGGGAAGACGTCGCTCGTTTCGCCGAACTCGGCGTGATCGCGTCGATGCAGCCGACGCACTGCACCTCGGACATCGCCCTGTCGAACGCCCTGCTCAGCGGCCGCGAACTCGCGAACTACCCGTGGCGTTCGCTCCTCGATGCCGGCGCCGCCTTGGCCTTCGGCTCAGACGCACCGGTCGAGGACCCCGATCCGCTGCACGGAATCCATGCCGCAGTCACCCGCCAGGATCGGTTCGGTGAGCCGGAAGACGGATGGGAGCCGCAGGAGCGGTTGAGCATCGTCGAGGCGTGGGACGGATTCTCGAAGGGCCCGGCGTTCGCCGCAGGGATGGAGGCGAAGCTCGGCCGGCTCACCGCAGGTCGTCTCGCCGACTTCATCGTGCTGAGCGAGGACCCGTTCGAGGTCGCACCCCACGAACTTCGCGATCTGTCCGTGATGACGACGGTCGTCGGCGGCGAGATCCGATTCCAGCGCTAG
- a CDS encoding ABC transporter substrate-binding protein, whose product MTIFTRDNRRRGGIALLLGAVLLGTTACGGQSLNAADDAPDKAPSSLQQAPAEDLAAEIVNAIEPNAELAGLVPDEIKAKGLRMTTSQGYPPMEMFATDGKTLIGVDPALGLAIARTLGVGFELNDEDFNAQIPGVTTGRYDMIMSSMTDNAERREVVTFVDYVSAGNGFLVKGGNPSGVLLPTDLCGKVVSVVDNGSALILAEQYAADCAAAGSKALEITRFPDEMDAILQIQNGRSDAVITDYPVAVTRANDPEMDFDAVAIEGNESPWGIAMNPDKTKLIEAVQAALQSLIDSGDYAKILEAWGVGQMAVASAVINAGE is encoded by the coding sequence ATGACCATCTTCACCCGAGACAACCGCCGCCGTGGAGGGATCGCCCTTCTCCTCGGAGCTGTGCTGCTGGGTACGACCGCCTGCGGCGGGCAGAGCCTGAACGCCGCTGACGACGCGCCCGACAAGGCGCCGTCGAGCCTGCAGCAGGCGCCCGCGGAGGATCTCGCCGCAGAGATCGTGAACGCGATCGAACCGAACGCCGAGCTCGCCGGACTCGTCCCCGACGAAATCAAGGCCAAGGGCCTGCGGATGACGACGTCGCAGGGATACCCGCCCATGGAGATGTTCGCGACCGATGGCAAGACCCTGATCGGCGTCGACCCCGCACTGGGCCTTGCCATCGCGCGCACGCTGGGCGTCGGCTTCGAGCTGAACGACGAGGACTTCAACGCGCAGATCCCCGGCGTCACCACGGGTCGCTACGACATGATCATGTCCTCGATGACCGACAACGCCGAACGGCGCGAGGTCGTGACCTTCGTCGACTACGTCAGCGCGGGCAACGGCTTCCTTGTGAAGGGCGGGAACCCGAGCGGTGTGCTGCTGCCGACCGATCTCTGCGGAAAGGTCGTCTCGGTGGTCGACAACGGCTCTGCGCTGATCCTTGCCGAGCAGTACGCCGCGGACTGCGCGGCGGCGGGTTCGAAGGCGCTGGAGATCACGCGCTTCCCTGATGAGATGGATGCGATCCTCCAGATCCAGAACGGTCGCTCGGATGCGGTCATCACCGACTACCCCGTCGCGGTGACACGCGCCAACGACCCGGAGATGGATTTCGACGCCGTCGCGATCGAGGGCAATGAGAGCCCGTGGGGAATCGCGATGAACCCGGACAAGACGAAGCTGATCGAGGCCGTGCAGGCCGCTCTGCAGAGCCTGATCGATTCCGGTGACTACGCCAAGATCCTCGAGGCGTGGGGCGTGGGCCAGATGGCAGTCGCCTCCGCCGTGATCAACGCGGGCGAGTAG
- a CDS encoding amino acid ABC transporter ATP-binding protein encodes MSTALVKAQGVTKSFGAHRILHGVDFDVQPGEVSCIIGPSGSGKSTFLRCINALETIDGGSLEVDGQQVGYDLRDGRFHQWRDKDFARFRSGIGMAFQRFNLYGHLNALDNVTCGLIHVAKTDKAVARARALEQLDRVGLADHAHKRPDQLSGGQQQRVAIARALAMDPKLLLFDEPTSALDPELVGEVLESMKVLAADGMTMVVVTHEIGFAREVGDTLSFFDGGVIVEQGSPEQVLSAPSSDRTKAFLTRVR; translated from the coding sequence ATGAGCACCGCATTGGTCAAGGCGCAGGGCGTGACGAAGAGCTTCGGCGCCCACCGGATCCTGCACGGTGTGGACTTCGACGTGCAGCCCGGGGAGGTCAGTTGCATCATCGGGCCCTCCGGCTCGGGCAAGTCGACCTTTCTGCGCTGCATCAACGCCCTCGAGACGATCGACGGCGGCAGCCTCGAAGTCGACGGTCAGCAGGTCGGGTACGACCTGCGCGACGGCAGGTTCCACCAGTGGCGGGACAAGGACTTCGCGCGCTTCCGCTCGGGAATCGGCATGGCCTTCCAGCGCTTCAATCTGTACGGGCACCTGAATGCTCTCGACAATGTGACCTGCGGGCTCATCCACGTCGCGAAGACGGACAAGGCCGTCGCCCGCGCCCGGGCCCTCGAGCAGCTGGATCGTGTCGGTCTCGCGGATCACGCGCACAAGCGACCCGACCAGCTCTCGGGTGGTCAGCAGCAGCGCGTCGCGATCGCGCGTGCGCTGGCGATGGATCCGAAGCTGCTGCTCTTCGACGAGCCGACGTCCGCGCTGGATCCCGAACTGGTCGGCGAGGTGCTCGAGTCCATGAAGGTGCTGGCCGCGGACGGCATGACCATGGTGGTGGTGACCCACGAGATCGGCTTCGCCCGTGAGGTCGGCGACACGCTCAGCTTCTTCGACGGCGGCGTCATCGTGGAGCAGGGATCCCCCGAACAGGTTCTCAGCGCTCCGTCCTCGGACCGGACGAAGGCCTTCCTGACCAGGGTTCGCTAG